GAAGTGTCGCGCCCCGGACAGACCCGGCCGATCCGCGTCGGCATGTCCGAGTGGACGTTCCAGGCACAGGCCGGCGAGCTGCCGACCGTCTCCTGGCTGCTTGAACATCTGGACCGCGCTGGCGCACCCTGCGCCTGGCGCGCCATCAAACGCTCACCCCGAACACACCCGGCATTACGATGGGAGGGCTACCTGATTCCCACCGTCATACACGATCCCTCACAGCGGACGGGCCTGCACGTGCAAACCTACGGCCGCCTCGACGGTGCCGACTTCGGCATTATCCTCCGGGCCATTGACCCACACGAAAACGGCACCGCCCGGCTACTGGTCGTCCTCGCCGACATCATCGCCTACAATTTCTCCGGCACCTGCCTCTCCGGCAACCACGTCATGGAACGCGACGAGTGGCTGGGGGAGCCGAGCATCAGTCGCACGGCGACGTCCAACGAATAGCAGAAGGTGTTGAAACGGCCTCCGCTTTGTTTTTGCCCTGCCCTCAGGTTCCGCCTACTTAGAAACCGTATGCCTCGACTCATCGCTCGCTGCGGCCTTGCCACGGGATGTACATCCGTCTTGGCGCGCGCGGGATGGGTAGGTGCGACAGCGTCATTTTGAGCGCCCGAAGTAGACAGCACTTTCCGGACGCGGGTGCGCTGTCTGGCATGCGACAGAACAATATAAAGGGACTCAGTGCGAGTGGGGACGGGAGCCGTTAGTCGGAGCGTGATGTGCTCCGTTCTTCTGATTGATGCATTCGACGAGATGCCAGAAGCGGAGGGGATTGACCATGTCCTTGCGGGCCACCTGCAGCGATGTGCCTTCCAGCACGTGGTGCAACGCGAGGTCGGTGCGGAAACCGATATGCTTGCAGAGCGGTGAAATGACCTTTTCGACCGCAGCGATCAGCTTGTTGCCGTTGCTGAAGTGATTGAGCAGGATGATCCGCCCGCCCGCTCGGCAGACCCGGATCATCTCGGCCACAACCGACCGGTAATCCGGCACTGCGGTCACGACATAGGCCGCTACGACCGTATCGAAGCTGTCGTCCGTGAATTTCATGTTACCAGCGTCCATCTGATGGAGCTCGACGTGAACGAGGCCCTGTACGGCTGTCCGTTCGCGCGCCTTGTCCAGCATGCCGTCAGAGAGATCGATGCCCGTGACGCGGCAGTGCGGCGGGTAGAGCGGAAGGGACAGGCCGGTGCCGACGCCGACTTCCAGCACACGCTCGCCGGGCTTGACGTCCAGGTTACGCACGGCCGACTCGCGGCCCTCGTGAAACACCCTGCCGAAAATGTGGTCGTAGACCGACGCGTAGTTCGAGTAAACGCGCTCGACTTTTTTCAAGTCCATCCGTTCTTCAATCCCTGCGGTTCGGCCTCATCATGCTTCTGGGGCCGCCCGTCAACTGGCGTTTGCGGGGAGTTCAGAGAGGGGAAACCCGTCTCAAGCCGACTGGTTAGGAGGCCCCA
This genomic window from Nitrospira sp. contains:
- a CDS encoding methyltransferase domain-containing protein: MDLKKVERVYSNYASVYDHIFGRVFHEGRESAVRNLDVKPGERVLEVGVGTGLSLPLYPPHCRVTGIDLSDGMLDKARERTAVQGLVHVELHQMDAGNMKFTDDSFDTVVAAYVVTAVPDYRSVVAEMIRVCRAGGRIILLNHFSNGNKLIAAVEKVISPLCKHIGFRTDLALHHVLEGTSLQVARKDMVNPLRFWHLVECINQKNGAHHAPTNGSRPHSH